From the bacterium BMS3Abin08 genome, one window contains:
- a CDS encoding ATP synthase I chain gives MDMIRRINRQSLFVVIPLAAISAFIDWKRLPASILIGGALALANLKGLHWGVTGLLNPEEGKEAKGKLVFFSMFRLLIVFAVLAILIYLRLVNVIGLLVGLTVVFFLLIKEGLKEARRL, from the coding sequence ATGGATATGATAAGAAGGATAAATAGGCAGTCTTTGTTTGTCGTCATTCCGCTTGCCGCAATTTCGGCTTTTATAGACTGGAAGCGCCTCCCCGCAAGCATCCTCATTGGCGGGGCGCTCGCACTTGCCAACCTGAAGGGGCTTCACTGGGGGGTAACGGGTCTTCTCAATCCTGAAGAGGGAAAAGAGGCAAAGGGGAAGCTCGTCTTTTTCAGCATGTTCAGGCTGCTCATCGTCTTTGCAGTGCTTGCAATCCTGATTTATCTCAGGCTGGTAAATGTTATAGGTCTTCTTGTCGGGCTGACGGTTGTGTTTTTTCTGTTAATAAAAGAAGGGCTTAAAGAGGCAAGAAGACTCTAA